GCCCATGAAGTGGAAACGCGCTGGTCGGGTAAGATGGAGTTCCAGGCCGAGGTGGACGGGCATAAGGTGATCATGGACGCCCCGGAGCGCGTGGGCGGCGAGGATCACGGACCCATCCCCAAGCCTTTCGTGCTGACCGCGCTCACGGGTTGCACCGGGATGGACGTGGTGGCGCTGCTTCGCAAGCGCGGGAAGACGCTGCGCGAATTCCGCTTGCATGCTTCCGGCGAACTCAGCCGTAGCGCCCCCATCGAATACGTCTCCATCCATCTTACCTACGGGATGGAAGGGGACGAGGCCGATCGCGAAGCGGCCCTGGAAGCGGTGGACCTCTCGCAAAGCAAATATTGCGGCGTATCCCATATGCTCAAGAAAATCATCCCGGTAACCTGGGAGGTACGGTATAACGGCGCGATCGCATTCACGAACAAGCCGGCGCAGGAGCGGGCGGCGGCCTGAGAGGCCCGCCTTAAGTTTTGGGTCCTAAGGGGAAGGGAGATAGACCATGTTTGACGGCTTGAAGAATCTATTGGGTATCGGGAACGCAAATGGCGACGAGATCATCCGATTGGCGGAGCAAGGCGCGCCTATCGTGGACGTGCGTTCGCCCGCGGAGTTCGCGTCCGGGCATTTTCCGGGATCGGTGAACGTCCCGCTGGACCGGCTGTCCGCGGGGCTTCCGCGCTACGGAAAGGATCAAGCCCTGATCGTCTGCTGCGCCAGCGGGATGCGTAGCGGCATGGCGAAACGGACCTTGGAAGCGGCAGGGCACGGAACCGTAGTCAATGGCGGAGGATGGAGGACCTTGAAAGAGCGACTGGGGAAGTGAACGCGACGCCCGCATTCACTTCAGGCGGATTTGCAACTCCGTCACGTTGTCCGAGGAATCGTAGCCGGCCCATTTGAGGTAGATTTCGCGACGCTCATCGCTTATGGCCAGCCCTTTTTTTTCGGCCTTGGCGAAGAACTCCCCCCAGGCATCGGTGATGGAAGTCATGGGACCCTTGAAGCGGGCGGATAGGCAAGCCCACTCGGGCTCCCAGCGGGCCCGGTAGGGCGACTTCCCGCGCGTGCCGGGCCTCACCGGATGGCCGGCGCGCAAGGCCAACTTGCCCGGGGCCGCCGGACGGTAACTCCAGACCGGGGGACCGATGAGGACGGTCGTCCCCTCGATGAGGGACTGCAGATCGTCCATGATTTTCCCGCCTTCGGCGGGCACCTTGGCGTAAGCCACCACCTTGGAGCCGTGCAGGAAGGTGAAGGGCTTGGCGGTCTTCTTCTTGATCGGGCCGATCAGCATGGCGCGCTCCCGGGCCGGCGGGGCCGCGCTAGATTGGAGCGAACCGTTTTCATAAACCGCATCTCATATTCCGAATTTCATATGCCGTATAGTCCGGCGTACTTGGCTTCGAGGTAAGCCAGGAAAGGCCCGGCCGCGGTCCTGTGGCCGGTGATTTTTTCCATCAGGGCGTCCCCGTCGTAGCGTCGGCCGTAACGGTAGACGTTCTCGCCCAACCAGGCCTTCAGGGCCCCGAAGCGACCGGCCCGGATGTCGCCGGCTAAGCCCGGCAGGGCGCGCCGCGCGGCCTCGAAGATTTGGGCGGCGCGCAGGTTGCCCAAGGTGTAGGTGGGGAAATAGCCCAAAAGCCCGCAGCTCCAATGCACGTCTTGCATGTATCCGAGCCTGGGCTCGGGCGGGGTAACACCGAGGTTACGCTGCATGGATTCGTTCCAGGCCGGCTCCAGATCCGAAGGCTTGAGATCGCCGCTGAAGAGGGCGGTTTCCAGCTCGAAGCGGAGGACGATATGCAGGTTGTACGTCACCTCATCCGCCTCGACCCGGATGAAGGAAGGCTGCACGCGGTTGATGGCCTTAAGGAAGGCGTCCAAGGGCAGGCTGGCGAGCGGGCCGGGGAAGGCCGCTTGCAGTCCCGGGTACCGTCCGGTCCAGAAATCCCGCGAGCGTCCCACCTGGTTTTCCCACAAGCGGGATTGCGATTCATGCACTCCCAGCGAAACGGCTTCGGCCATGGGCGTTCCGTACCATTCGGGAAGGAATCCCTGTTCGTACAGGCCATGGCCGCCTTCATGCAAAGTGCTGAACAGCGCCGACATG
This region of Fibrobacterota bacterium genomic DNA includes:
- a CDS encoding OsmC family protein, giving the protein MAHEVETRWSGKMEFQAEVDGHKVIMDAPERVGGEDHGPIPKPFVLTALTGCTGMDVVALLRKRGKTLREFRLHASGELSRSAPIEYVSIHLTYGMEGDEADREAALEAVDLSQSKYCGVSHMLKKIIPVTWEVRYNGAIAFTNKPAQERAAA
- a CDS encoding rhodanese-like domain-containing protein; its protein translation is MFDGLKNLLGIGNANGDEIIRLAEQGAPIVDVRSPAEFASGHFPGSVNVPLDRLSAGLPRYGKDQALIVCCASGMRSGMAKRTLEAAGHGTVVNGGGWRTLKERLGK